One window from the genome of Kluyveromyces marxianus DMKU3-1042 DNA, complete genome, chromosome 3 encodes:
- the PHS1 gene encoding enoyl-CoA hydratase PHS1 yields MASKKASVFSFLPLYNLVSALAWGYVLYQVIDVYPKIGQPAFFIATKDLVTAVQCGAIVEVLNSLFGIVRAPIVTTAAQIASRLLVVIGIFKYLPEAENAHKIYYVTLLSAWSIAEIVRYMFYFFNLVSEAPKLLVILRYNMFYVLYPLGVGSELLIVYSALNIAEAKYNTYYKWFLIAGMLAYIPGFPVLFTHMVAQRKKVMRSLREGKTKTTKKA; encoded by the coding sequence ATGGCATCTAAGAAAGCTTCTgtgttttcctttttaCCTCTCTATAACCTAGTCTCTGCGCTAGCTTGGGGATACGTTTTGTATCAAGTTATCGACGTATACCCTAAGATCGGCCAACCCGCGTTCTTCATCGCTACAAAGGACTTGGTCACTGCCGTTCAATGTGGTGCAATCGTTGAAGTTTTGAACTCCCTGTTCGGCATAGTTCGTGCCCCAATCGTCACAACAGCTGCACAAATCGCTTCCAGACTCCTAGTGGTCATCGGTATTTTCAAGTACTTACCTGAAGCTGAAAACGCCCACAAAATCTACTACGTCACACTCCTATCTGCCTGGAGTATTGCTGAAATTGTTAGATACATGttctacttcttcaatttggTATCTGAAGCTCCTAAATTGCTCGTCATATTGAGATACAATATGTTTTACGTTCTATATCCATTGGGTGTCGGCAGCGAATTGCTCATAGTCTACTCTGCATTGAACATAGCTGAAGCCAAATATAACACATACTACAAGTGGTTCCTAATTGCCGGTATGTTGGCATACATTCCAGGATTCCCAGTTCTATTCACACACATGGTTGctcaaagaaagaaggtcATGAGATCCTTAAGAGAGGGCAAGACTAAGACAACCAAAAAGGCATGA